A section of the Ruania halotolerans genome encodes:
- a CDS encoding iron-siderophore ABC transporter substrate-binding protein: MFRVSPRGAIAAAALVAVGLAGCSGAADSTDNDSEETTATESGEWTPITVEHALGTTTIEEQPERVAAIGWANHEVALALGIVPVGMPLTAWGDDDDNGVHPWVEAKLDELGAEMPVLYDETDGIDFEAVADSDPDVILAAYSGLSQDDYDTLSEIAPVAAYPETAWGTPWREIIEVNATALGLAEEGDALVTELEEKIAAAVAEYPELEGATAMMVTHVDPSDLSEVNFYNAYDTRTQFFEDLGMTIPASLQEVSTDPTVWNGSVSTEQADIFDDVDVFVTYGGQELIDALEADPLLSQLPAVANDAVVNLDGDSPLGTAANPTPLQVAETDLVEQYVALLAGAAANG, encoded by the coding sequence ATGTTCCGCGTTTCACCTCGTGGCGCCATCGCCGCGGCCGCCCTGGTCGCCGTCGGCCTCGCCGGCTGCTCCGGCGCAGCCGATTCCACCGACAATGACTCGGAGGAGACCACGGCCACAGAGTCCGGCGAGTGGACTCCCATCACCGTTGAGCACGCTCTCGGCACCACCACGATTGAGGAGCAGCCTGAGCGGGTGGCTGCGATCGGCTGGGCGAACCACGAGGTGGCGCTGGCTCTCGGAATCGTGCCCGTCGGCATGCCGCTGACCGCCTGGGGCGATGACGACGACAACGGTGTGCACCCGTGGGTGGAGGCCAAGCTGGACGAGCTCGGCGCCGAGATGCCCGTGCTGTACGACGAGACCGATGGCATCGACTTCGAGGCCGTGGCTGACTCCGATCCCGACGTGATCCTCGCCGCATACTCCGGGCTCTCCCAGGACGACTACGACACGCTCTCCGAGATCGCCCCCGTGGCGGCTTACCCGGAGACCGCCTGGGGTACGCCGTGGCGCGAGATCATCGAGGTCAACGCCACCGCGCTCGGCCTGGCCGAGGAGGGTGACGCCCTGGTCACCGAGCTCGAGGAGAAGATCGCCGCCGCCGTGGCCGAGTACCCCGAGCTGGAGGGTGCCACCGCGATGATGGTCACCCATGTGGATCCCTCGGACCTGAGTGAAGTCAACTTCTACAACGCCTATGACACCCGCACCCAGTTCTTCGAGGACCTGGGCATGACGATCCCGGCCAGCCTCCAGGAGGTCTCGACTGACCCGACCGTCTGGAATGGCAGCGTCAGCACCGAACAGGCCGACATCTTCGACGATGTGGACGTGTTCGTGACCTACGGCGGCCAGGAGCTCATCGACGCCCTCGAGGCCGACCCGTTGCTCTCCCAACTGCCCGCCGTGGCGAATGACGCCGTGGTGAACCTCGACGGTGACTCACCGCTCGGCACTGCCGCGAACCCCACACCGCTCCAGGTGGCCGAGACCGACCTGGTGGAGCAGTACGTGGCGCTCCTCGCCGGCGCCGCCGCCAACGGCTAA
- a CDS encoding FecCD family ABC transporter permease has translation MLALCALTAALLAVMVVSVAYGSREVSMEDILAALGGSTEGFDHGAVARRIPRTVMAVLAGAGLAVSGAVMQGVTRNPLADPGILGVTTGASLAVVIGLAWFGLASATSYILFAIIGAGATATFVYLVGSLGREGATPLKLALAGAATAAALASLVTAVVLPRRDIAEGATSWQIGGVGGATAASISTVLPFLVVGFGICLLMAKGLNTLALGDELAAGLGERVAVTRGVAAFGAVVLAGAVTAVTGPIGFVGLVVPHACRMLAGPDHRWLLPLSALGGGILLTAADVLGRVVARPEEIDVAIITAIVGAPFFIAIVRRHKVRAL, from the coding sequence GTGCTTGCCCTCTGCGCCCTGACGGCGGCCCTGCTCGCAGTCATGGTCGTCTCCGTGGCGTACGGGTCACGTGAGGTGAGCATGGAGGACATCCTTGCGGCGCTGGGCGGATCGACGGAGGGTTTCGACCACGGCGCCGTCGCACGCCGGATCCCGCGCACCGTGATGGCGGTCCTTGCCGGTGCAGGTCTGGCGGTCTCCGGTGCGGTGATGCAGGGCGTCACGCGGAACCCGCTGGCCGATCCGGGCATTCTCGGCGTGACCACCGGGGCGTCGCTGGCCGTGGTGATCGGGTTGGCCTGGTTCGGGCTGGCCAGCGCCACCTCGTACATCCTGTTCGCGATCATCGGAGCCGGCGCCACCGCCACCTTCGTCTACCTCGTGGGCTCGCTCGGCCGGGAGGGAGCCACTCCGCTGAAGTTGGCGCTCGCCGGGGCGGCCACCGCCGCCGCGCTCGCCTCACTCGTCACCGCCGTGGTGCTGCCCCGCCGGGACATCGCCGAAGGTGCCACGTCCTGGCAGATCGGGGGCGTCGGCGGCGCCACGGCCGCGTCGATCAGCACCGTACTGCCATTCCTCGTGGTCGGGTTCGGCATCTGCCTGCTGATGGCGAAGGGGCTGAACACGCTCGCCCTCGGGGACGAACTCGCCGCCGGGCTGGGGGAGCGGGTGGCGGTGACCCGGGGGGTGGCCGCCTTCGGTGCCGTGGTGCTGGCCGGTGCCGTGACCGCCGTGACCGGGCCGATCGGTTTCGTCGGGCTCGTGGTGCCGCACGCGTGCCGCATGCTCGCGGGTCCGGACCACCGGTGGCTGCTGCCATTGAGCGCACTCGGTGGTGGGATCCTGCTCACTGCGGCGGACGTACTCGGCCGCGTGGTGGCCAGGCCGGAGGAGATCGACGTGGCGATCATCACCGCCATCGTGGGAGCCCCGTTCTTCATCGCGATCGTCCGCCGGCACAAGGTGCGTGCCCTGTGA
- a CDS encoding FecCD family ABC transporter permease, with the protein MVRAVAASRRARLRRRRVVIALLATLVVVMFAVTLMVGRTFYPPADVLGVLLGQDVSGANFTVGTLRLPRASVAVLTGLCFGLGGVTFQTMLRNPLASPDIIGITSGAGAAAAVAIIFFGLGGFTVSVVAVLAGLGVAMAVYLLSYRNGVAGTRLVLIGIGMAAMLNSVTSYALDKAPQWELQEAMRWLTGSLNGSSWKDAAPLAIALVVLGPLLLAQVRNLGALQLGDDTAGAVGVHTERTRIMAIVTAVGLITFATAAAGPIAFVAFLSGPIAARIVGPRGSMLVPAALVGALLVLVADLTAQFAFGTKFPVGVITGVLGAPYLVYLIIRTNRTGGAL; encoded by the coding sequence GTGGTGCGGGCCGTGGCCGCGAGCAGGCGGGCCCGCCTGCGCCGGCGGCGAGTCGTGATTGCCCTGCTGGCAACCCTCGTGGTGGTGATGTTCGCCGTGACCCTCATGGTGGGGCGCACCTTCTATCCACCCGCAGATGTGCTCGGCGTGCTTCTCGGTCAGGACGTCTCCGGTGCGAACTTCACGGTCGGCACGTTGCGGCTGCCCCGCGCGAGCGTGGCGGTGCTCACCGGTCTGTGCTTCGGCCTCGGTGGCGTCACCTTCCAGACGATGCTCCGCAACCCGCTCGCCAGCCCCGACATCATCGGTATCACCTCCGGTGCCGGAGCAGCCGCGGCCGTGGCGATCATCTTCTTCGGCCTCGGCGGCTTCACTGTCTCGGTGGTGGCCGTGCTCGCCGGCCTGGGCGTGGCGATGGCCGTCTACCTGCTCTCCTACCGCAACGGCGTGGCGGGCACCCGGCTCGTCCTGATCGGCATCGGCATGGCGGCCATGCTGAACAGCGTCACCTCCTACGCCCTCGACAAGGCACCGCAGTGGGAACTGCAGGAGGCGATGCGCTGGCTCACCGGCAGCCTGAACGGATCGTCGTGGAAAGACGCGGCGCCCCTGGCCATCGCGCTGGTCGTGCTCGGCCCGTTACTGCTGGCCCAGGTGCGCAACCTCGGCGCCCTGCAGCTCGGCGATGACACGGCCGGAGCAGTCGGCGTGCACACTGAACGCACCCGGATCATGGCGATCGTCACTGCCGTCGGGCTGATCACGTTCGCGACGGCGGCCGCCGGCCCAATCGCCTTCGTCGCCTTCCTCTCCGGTCCGATTGCCGCCCGGATCGTCGGCCCGCGCGGCTCGATGCTCGTGCCGGCCGCGCTGGTGGGAGCGCTGCTGGTCCTGGTGGCGGATCTGACTGCCCAGTTCGCCTTCGGAACGAAGTTCCCGGTCGGGGTGATCACCGGTGTGCTCGGCGCCCCGTACCTCGTCTATCTGATCATCCGCACCAACCGCACCGGAGGTGCGCTGTGA
- a CDS encoding ABC transporter ATP-binding protein: MTRDRELRVENLTVGYHERVVIESLDLTIPPGQITAIVGANACGKSTLLRSMSRLLGPRGGQVLLDGRAVHRMPAKQLARELGLLPQAPIAPEGITVSDLVGRGRHPHQRILSRWSAADDEAVADALTVTDTLELAERPVDELSGGQRQRVWIAMALAQRTDVLLLDEPTTFLDVSHQVEVLDLLTDLNAARGTTIVMVLHDLNLAARYADHLIAMADGQLHAAGAPEQVLTPDMVRTVFGLDSDVITDPVSGKPLMLPKGRHHSFV, translated from the coding sequence GTGACCCGCGACCGTGAACTCCGCGTGGAGAACCTGACCGTCGGGTACCACGAACGGGTCGTGATCGAATCGCTGGATCTGACGATCCCGCCAGGGCAGATCACTGCGATCGTCGGAGCAAACGCCTGCGGGAAGTCCACGTTGCTGCGTTCGATGAGCCGCCTCCTCGGCCCGCGCGGCGGCCAGGTACTACTCGATGGGCGAGCCGTGCACCGGATGCCGGCCAAGCAACTTGCGCGGGAACTGGGGTTGCTCCCGCAGGCACCGATCGCCCCGGAGGGAATCACGGTCAGCGATCTGGTGGGCCGCGGCCGGCACCCGCACCAGCGGATCCTCAGCCGGTGGTCAGCCGCGGACGACGAAGCCGTGGCCGATGCGCTCACCGTGACCGACACGCTGGAGCTCGCCGAGCGGCCGGTGGATGAGCTCTCTGGTGGGCAACGCCAACGCGTGTGGATCGCGATGGCGCTGGCGCAGCGCACCGATGTGTTGCTGTTGGACGAACCGACCACGTTTCTCGATGTCAGCCACCAGGTGGAGGTGCTCGACCTGCTCACCGATCTGAACGCGGCGCGGGGCACCACGATCGTGATGGTGTTACATGACCTGAATCTCGCCGCGCGCTACGCCGACCACCTCATCGCGATGGCCGACGGCCAGCTGCACGCCGCCGGTGCACCGGAGCAGGTGCTCACCCCGGACATGGTGCGGACCGTATTCGGGCTCGACAGCGACGTGATCACCGACCCGGTCTCTGGCAAACCGCTGATGCTCCCCAAGGGCCGTCACCACAGCTTCGTCTGA
- a CDS encoding M23 family metallopeptidase, which yields MPRPSAMPNPIVVDFPLRGAGWTAVTTPAHRIPSHGTDLLGQRFAYDFVQVDTRPGFHAHPAPTWRMLLSGAPTREFYAWGQPVHAPCDGEVVRVVDGAKERSWVHPARESARAIHTGATFQPENPKQMAQVLGNYVIVRADRGDSVFVGMGHLVPRSAAVRSGQRVRAGDLIGRVGHTGNSTMPHLHLQLMDSEDLRVAKGLPCAFTRYDLVEKSDGGATLVTPVTHGVPGRFERLIGSG from the coding sequence GTGCCCCGACCCAGCGCCATGCCGAATCCGATCGTGGTGGATTTCCCGCTCCGCGGGGCCGGGTGGACGGCTGTGACCACCCCCGCTCACCGCATCCCCAGCCACGGCACGGATCTGCTCGGGCAGCGTTTCGCCTACGACTTCGTGCAGGTCGACACCCGCCCCGGGTTCCATGCGCACCCGGCTCCCACGTGGCGGATGCTGCTCAGCGGTGCGCCCACCCGGGAGTTCTACGCGTGGGGGCAGCCGGTGCATGCCCCGTGCGACGGTGAGGTGGTGCGGGTGGTCGATGGCGCCAAGGAGCGATCCTGGGTGCATCCGGCGCGCGAATCCGCCCGGGCGATCCACACCGGGGCCACGTTCCAGCCCGAGAACCCCAAGCAGATGGCCCAGGTGCTGGGCAACTACGTGATCGTACGAGCCGATCGCGGCGATTCGGTGTTCGTGGGGATGGGTCACCTGGTGCCCAGGAGTGCGGCCGTGCGGTCTGGGCAGCGCGTGCGGGCCGGGGACCTGATCGGCCGGGTCGGGCACACCGGGAACTCCACGATGCCGCACCTGCATCTGCAGCTGATGGACTCCGAGGATCTGCGGGTGGCCAAGGGCCTGCCGTGCGCGTTCACCCGGTATGACCTGGTGGAGAAGTCCGACGGCGGGGCCACCCTGGTCACGCCCGTCACCCACGGCGTGCCGGGGCGGTTCGAGCGCCTGATCGGCTCCGGCTGA
- a CDS encoding nitroreductase/quinone reductase family protein: MDFNQQIIDTFRANGGEVNEPMQFGKSLVLVHVPKKDGTERVVPLASIATDGAWHVVASAAGSPSHPAWVFGLRRTETATIEVPGEPVETVTVSVTELDEPARATMWERFKAMSAGFAEYEKTAEGRAFPIFQLERRD; encoded by the coding sequence ATGGACTTCAATCAGCAGATCATCGATACCTTCCGCGCCAACGGCGGCGAGGTGAACGAACCCATGCAGTTCGGCAAGTCGCTCGTGCTCGTGCACGTGCCCAAGAAGGACGGAACCGAGCGGGTGGTGCCATTGGCCTCGATTGCCACCGATGGTGCGTGGCACGTGGTGGCCTCGGCTGCCGGATCCCCGAGTCATCCGGCGTGGGTGTTCGGGTTGCGGCGCACCGAGACCGCCACCATCGAAGTACCCGGTGAACCGGTGGAGACGGTCACCGTCTCGGTGACCGAACTCGACGAACCGGCACGAGCAACGATGTGGGAGCGATTCAAGGCCATGTCAGCCGGATTCGCGGAGTACGAGAAGACCGCGGAGGGGCGGGCGTTCCCCATCTTCCAGTTGGAGCGCCGCGACTGA
- a CDS encoding glycoside hydrolase family 15 protein produces MSSPIGDYALLADLHTGPLVSAEGSIDWLCLPRFDSDSVFAAILGTPDHGRWLMAPAGGTLTERIYEPGTFVLRSTWTTPTGTAEITEFMPIDGDRADIVRIARCTSGEVAIVHDLRLRPEYAASLPWVRRVPDGPEIDRSAASADHADGEDGGYLLAIAGPDAYVLRGPALTSAGHCHEGTFTLTAGQEEVWDLTWAPSFRQTPAPLDVAAALASTREFWRDWAARAECEGPWAEAVERSLLVLRALTHAETGGIVAAPTTSLPEDPGGVRNWDYRFCWLRDSALTLEALLAHGRTEVAHHWRDWLLRAVAGDPEDLQIMYGIAGERQLPERTLGHLPGHLDSRPVRIGNGAVGQFQADVVGEVMIALDQLRAAGVAEDDFSWPLQRAMIDYAVDAMGRKDQGLWEMRGDAHYFTHSRVMIWAALDRGVRAVAEYGLPGPAQEWARLRDQLREEILSRGVHPETGAFTQHYDTREVDASLLQIPQTGFVAYDDRRMLATVAQMEAELRHDGLLLRYRTNGTDGLSGDEYPFLACSFWLVEQYAHSGRRPDAVALMDRLVGLRTELGLLAEEYDPAGSRQMGNFPQAFSHLALVRAADALGQ; encoded by the coding sequence GTGAGTTCTCCCATCGGCGACTACGCCCTCCTGGCCGACCTGCACACTGGCCCACTGGTTTCGGCCGAGGGGAGCATCGACTGGCTCTGTCTGCCCCGGTTCGACTCCGACTCGGTGTTCGCTGCGATCCTCGGCACGCCGGATCACGGCCGATGGCTGATGGCACCCGCGGGCGGCACCCTGACTGAGCGCATCTACGAACCGGGTACCTTCGTGCTGCGCAGTACGTGGACCACCCCCACCGGCACCGCCGAGATCACCGAGTTCATGCCGATCGACGGCGACCGCGCAGACATCGTGCGGATCGCGCGGTGCACCAGCGGCGAAGTGGCGATCGTGCACGACCTCCGGCTACGCCCGGAGTACGCGGCTTCGTTGCCGTGGGTCCGTCGGGTGCCGGACGGACCAGAGATCGACCGTTCCGCCGCTTCTGCTGATCACGCCGATGGTGAGGATGGTGGCTACCTGCTCGCCATCGCCGGACCCGATGCCTACGTACTGCGTGGGCCCGCGCTCACCTCCGCCGGGCACTGCCACGAAGGAACGTTCACTCTGACGGCGGGGCAGGAGGAGGTCTGGGACCTCACCTGGGCACCCTCGTTCCGGCAGACTCCGGCGCCCCTGGATGTTGCCGCGGCATTGGCGAGCACCCGCGAGTTCTGGAGGGACTGGGCCGCCCGCGCCGAGTGCGAGGGACCGTGGGCCGAGGCCGTGGAGCGGTCGCTGCTCGTGCTGCGCGCTCTCACCCACGCCGAGACGGGCGGGATCGTCGCGGCCCCGACCACCTCACTGCCCGAGGATCCGGGCGGGGTGCGCAACTGGGATTACCGGTTCTGCTGGCTGCGCGACTCCGCCCTCACACTGGAGGCCCTGCTCGCGCACGGGCGTACCGAGGTGGCCCACCACTGGCGGGACTGGCTGCTGCGTGCGGTGGCCGGCGATCCCGAGGATCTGCAGATCATGTACGGGATCGCAGGGGAACGTCAGCTGCCTGAGCGCACCCTCGGTCACCTGCCCGGGCACCTGGACTCGCGCCCGGTGCGAATCGGCAACGGCGCGGTCGGGCAGTTCCAGGCCGATGTGGTGGGGGAGGTGATGATCGCGCTCGACCAGCTCCGCGCCGCAGGCGTGGCCGAGGACGACTTCTCCTGGCCGCTGCAGCGGGCGATGATCGACTACGCCGTGGACGCCATGGGTCGCAAGGACCAGGGGCTGTGGGAGATGCGCGGCGACGCGCACTACTTCACCCACTCCCGGGTGATGATCTGGGCCGCGCTGGATCGAGGCGTGCGAGCGGTCGCCGAGTACGGCCTGCCCGGCCCGGCGCAAGAATGGGCCCGGCTGCGCGATCAGCTGCGCGAGGAGATCCTCAGCCGCGGTGTACATCCCGAGACCGGCGCGTTCACGCAGCACTACGACACCCGCGAGGTGGACGCCTCCTTGCTGCAGATCCCACAGACCGGGTTCGTCGCCTACGACGACCGCAGGATGCTCGCCACGGTGGCGCAGATGGAGGCCGAGCTCCGCCATGACGGCCTGCTGCTCCGGTACCGCACCAACGGTACCGATGGACTCAGCGGTGACGAGTATCCGTTCCTTGCCTGCTCGTTCTGGCTCGTGGAGCAGTACGCCCACAGCGGCCGGCGCCCGGACGCCGTCGCGCTGATGGATCGGCTGGTGGGATTGCGCACGGAGCTGGGCCTGCTCGCCGAGGAATACGACCCGGCAGGGTCGCGGCAGATGGGAAACTTCCCTCAGGCGTTCTCACACCTGGCCCTGGTGCGTGCCGCCGATGCCCTCGGCCAGTAG
- a CDS encoding glucose-6-phosphate dehydrogenase → MTPTCTLVILGASGDLTERLLLPGIGSLLEREPDRALRIVGSDRVEMSDAQFAELLVRALIAGGAAEQVAHRIADDAAYVCADVTDSDGLREVLGQAQGCVIRPRSSGRRAHQEVPDGGGHLVLYFALPPAVTERACAALQEVELPDRTHLAMEKPFGRDEASARALNERVATLVPESQVHRVDHFLGKSTVLDVIALRFANRLFQAVWSAEHIESIEIAYDESLALEGRAGYYDHAGALRDMIQSHLLQVLALVAMEPPARITDRDLRDATAAVLRATRLWGGGPETASRRARYTAGSIGDRQVPAYVDEPGVDPERETETLAQVTVEVANPRWAGIPITLRSGKALGATHKHVVITFADVRHLPDGLTGPDPQDQLVIGLSPDVMELRITTNGTSDPLALEQSVFTTSLREAELEAYGEVLAGILDGDPMLTVRGDAAEECWRICDDVLAAWKDGRVPMEEYPAGSAVPSAWGAALD, encoded by the coding sequence ATGACCCCCACCTGCACACTGGTGATCCTCGGCGCCTCCGGTGACCTCACCGAGCGGTTGCTGCTGCCCGGGATCGGTTCGTTGCTCGAGCGCGAGCCGGACCGTGCCCTGCGGATCGTCGGCTCCGACCGGGTCGAGATGAGCGATGCACAGTTCGCGGAGTTGCTCGTACGCGCACTCATCGCCGGTGGAGCTGCCGAGCAGGTGGCCCACCGGATCGCCGACGACGCCGCGTACGTGTGCGCAGACGTCACCGATTCGGATGGCTTGCGTGAGGTGCTCGGACAGGCGCAGGGGTGTGTGATCCGCCCGCGCAGCAGCGGCCGCCGGGCCCACCAGGAGGTGCCCGACGGCGGTGGTCACCTCGTGCTGTACTTCGCCCTGCCGCCTGCGGTCACCGAACGGGCGTGTGCGGCATTGCAGGAGGTTGAGCTTCCGGACCGCACGCACCTGGCGATGGAGAAACCGTTCGGCCGGGACGAGGCCAGTGCGCGCGCACTGAACGAGCGGGTGGCCACACTGGTGCCGGAATCTCAGGTGCACCGGGTGGACCACTTCCTCGGCAAGTCGACAGTGCTCGACGTGATTGCCCTGCGGTTCGCGAACCGGCTGTTCCAGGCGGTCTGGAGTGCGGAACACATCGAGAGCATCGAGATCGCCTATGACGAGTCGCTCGCCCTCGAGGGGCGGGCGGGGTACTACGACCATGCCGGTGCCCTGCGGGACATGATCCAGTCCCATCTGCTGCAGGTGCTTGCCTTGGTGGCGATGGAACCTCCGGCGCGGATCACCGACCGTGACCTACGCGATGCCACGGCCGCTGTGCTGCGGGCCACGCGGCTGTGGGGTGGCGGGCCGGAGACGGCGAGCCGGCGCGCCCGGTACACCGCGGGATCGATCGGGGACCGGCAGGTGCCGGCGTACGTGGATGAACCGGGTGTGGATCCGGAGCGGGAGACGGAGACGCTCGCCCAGGTCACGGTGGAGGTCGCGAATCCCCGTTGGGCCGGTATCCCGATCACGTTGCGTTCGGGGAAGGCGCTCGGGGCCACCCACAAGCATGTGGTGATCACGTTCGCCGATGTGCGGCATCTGCCGGACGGGCTCACCGGGCCCGATCCCCAGGATCAGCTGGTGATCGGTTTGAGCCCCGATGTGATGGAGCTGCGGATCACCACCAATGGCACCTCCGATCCGCTGGCCCTGGAGCAGAGCGTGTTCACCACGTCGCTGCGGGAGGCGGAACTGGAGGCCTACGGCGAGGTGCTCGCCGGGATCCTGGACGGTGATCCCATGCTCACAGTGCGCGGGGACGCCGCCGAGGAATGCTGGCGGATCTGTGATGACGTGCTCGCCGCCTGGAAGGACGGGCGAGTACCGATGGAGGAGTACCCGGCCGGGTCCGCCGTACCGAGTGCGTGGGGCGCCGCCCTCGACTGA
- a CDS encoding exodeoxyribonuclease III translates to MRIASVNVNGIRAAHRRGFGDWMEQRECDVLTLQEVRCTVRDLPEEAFGSSCAVYDPGSIAGRNGVAVLTRHAPVAVRTWGVDVVVRAPGEPVTWVTGDDPGPLARGISRYATEGRYLEVDLADKALTVATLYLPKGGLPEHLQRQGRMRETPDGGEKYLRKMHFLDAFARQLARSRRAARANGREFLLTGDLNIAHTRQDVATWRRSQQAEGFLPEERDWLSRQLSPRTLVDVVRQLHPDVDGPYSWWSWLGQAYPNDTGWRIDYHLATPGLARRARRAEVDRDHRGTRLSDHAPVVVDYDL, encoded by the coding sequence GTGCGCATCGCCTCGGTCAACGTGAACGGTATTCGTGCGGCTCATCGCCGCGGCTTCGGGGACTGGATGGAGCAGCGAGAGTGTGACGTGCTCACCCTGCAGGAGGTCCGCTGCACCGTCCGCGACCTCCCCGAGGAGGCCTTCGGCTCCTCCTGTGCCGTCTACGATCCCGGCAGTATCGCCGGCCGCAACGGAGTTGCCGTCCTCACCCGGCATGCTCCGGTCGCTGTGCGCACCTGGGGCGTGGACGTGGTGGTGCGCGCACCGGGTGAACCGGTCACATGGGTCACCGGAGACGATCCCGGCCCGCTGGCCCGTGGGATCTCCCGGTATGCCACCGAGGGCCGCTACCTCGAGGTCGACCTTGCCGACAAAGCGCTGACCGTGGCTACCCTCTACCTGCCCAAGGGTGGATTGCCGGAGCACCTGCAGCGACAGGGCCGGATGCGGGAGACGCCGGACGGCGGCGAGAAGTACTTGCGCAAGATGCACTTCCTCGATGCCTTTGCCCGCCAGCTCGCCCGGTCCCGGAGGGCAGCCAGGGCGAACGGCCGCGAGTTCCTCCTCACCGGGGACCTCAACATCGCACATACCCGGCAGGATGTGGCGACCTGGCGGCGCTCCCAGCAGGCTGAGGGCTTCCTGCCGGAGGAGCGGGACTGGCTGAGCCGGCAGCTCTCACCGCGCACACTCGTCGACGTCGTGCGGCAGCTGCATCCGGACGTGGACGGACCGTACTCCTGGTGGAGCTGGCTGGGGCAGGCATACCCGAACGACACGGGCTGGCGGATCGACTACCACCTGGCCACGCCCGGGCTGGCCCGGCGGGCGAGGCGGGCGGAGGTCGACCGGGACCACCGCGGCACGCGGCTGAGCGACCACGCCCCGGTCGTCGTCGACTATGACCTCTAG
- a CDS encoding class I SAM-dependent methyltransferase → MDTPTAPLPDPAAIWDARTAAAYDTPGMGMFSAEVLGPTVDRLAGLADGGPVLEFAVGTGRVAIPLTERGVAVTGIELSEAMVAQLREKVSEEQLPVAMGDMSATRVPGEFTLVYLVFNTISNLLTQAEQVECFRNAARHLRPGGRFLIELWVPELRSLTPGKRATVGHVEDGYVLFDTYDVLRQHVVSHHVRFAADPAEGHEAELFRSPHRYIWPAELDLMAQLAGFALESRHADFAGTPFTGESTSHVSVYCLPAGP, encoded by the coding sequence ATGGACACGCCCACCGCTCCCCTGCCGGATCCCGCAGCCATCTGGGATGCCCGCACGGCGGCCGCCTACGACACCCCCGGTATGGGGATGTTCTCTGCCGAGGTGCTCGGCCCCACCGTGGACCGACTGGCCGGGCTCGCCGACGGCGGGCCGGTGCTTGAGTTCGCGGTGGGGACCGGTCGGGTGGCGATCCCGCTCACCGAGCGCGGGGTGGCCGTCACCGGCATCGAACTCTCCGAGGCAATGGTGGCGCAGCTGCGGGAGAAGGTGAGCGAGGAGCAGTTGCCGGTGGCAATGGGCGATATGTCAGCCACCCGGGTGCCCGGGGAGTTCACGCTCGTCTATCTGGTGTTCAACACCATCTCGAACCTCCTCACTCAGGCAGAGCAGGTGGAGTGCTTCCGCAACGCCGCCCGGCACCTGCGCCCCGGTGGACGATTCCTCATCGAACTGTGGGTACCCGAACTGCGCAGCCTGACGCCGGGCAAGCGCGCCACCGTCGGGCACGTGGAGGACGGGTATGTCCTCTTCGACACCTACGATGTGCTCCGCCAGCACGTCGTCTCCCACCACGTGCGGTTCGCCGCCGACCCGGCCGAGGGCCACGAGGCGGAACTGTTCCGCTCCCCGCACCGCTATATCTGGCCGGCCGAACTGGACCTGATGGCCCAGCTCGCCGGGTTCGCACTGGAGTCGCGGCACGCGGACTTCGCGGGCACCCCGTTCACCGGGGAGTCCACCTCACATGTGAGCGTCTACTGCCTCCCGGCCGGCCCGTGA